The Streptococcus pluranimalium genome contains a region encoding:
- a CDS encoding dUTP diphosphatase codes for MTKVRGFELITAFEGQEDLLPQRETAHAAGYDLKVAEAIDIAPGEMTLVPTGVKAYMQDGEVLYLYDRSSNPRKKGLILINSVGVIDGDYYNNPNNEGHIFAQMQNISDQMVHLDKGDRIVQGVFAPFLVADGDDAEGVRTGGFGSTGK; via the coding sequence ATGACTAAAGTACGTGGATTTGAATTGATTACAGCCTTTGAGGGGCAAGAAGACCTACTCCCACAGCGTGAGACAGCTCATGCAGCAGGTTATGATTTGAAAGTTGCAGAAGCAATTGATATTGCACCAGGTGAGATGACGTTGGTACCAACAGGTGTTAAAGCCTATATGCAAGATGGTGAAGTGCTTTATTTGTATGATCGCTCGTCTAATCCTCGAAAAAAAGGGCTTATTTTAATTAATTCTGTTGGTGTGATTGATGGAGACTACTATAATAATCCCAACAATGAGGGACATATTTTTGCCCAAATGCAAAATATTTCAGATCAAATGGTACATTTAGACAAGGGAGACCGCATTGTTCAAGGCGTTTTTGCACCATTCTTAGTAGCTGATGGCGACGATGCAGAAGGTGTGCGTACAGGTGGTTTCGGAAGTACAGGAAAATAG
- a CDS encoding MurR/RpiR family transcriptional regulator: protein MNWLERKDTYDNRLTIQDREIVAYLDQNLDKIQQMTSQELADACFVSHSSISRLLKKLEITNFAALKFLLREEITQPKLARSDFSVLVNNYHHYIDQIFEKQDLSLYVQYL from the coding sequence ATGAATTGGTTGGAGCGTAAAGATACGTATGATAATCGTTTAACGATTCAAGATAGGGAAATTGTAGCCTATCTTGATCAGAATTTGGATAAGATTCAACAAATGACTAGTCAAGAGTTGGCAGATGCTTGTTTTGTCTCGCACTCATCCATTTCACGCTTACTTAAAAAATTGGAAATTACCAATTTTGCGGCTTTGAAATTCTTGTTGCGAGAGGAAATCACGCAACCAAAATTGGCTCGGTCAGATTTTTCAGTCCTTGTAAACAATTACCACCATTACATTGACCAAATTTTTGAAAAACAAGATCTGAGTTTATATGTTCAGTATCTATAA
- a CDS encoding YbaN family protein yields MTKIIYLILGFISLLVGFLGIVLPIVPTTPLLLLAGYCFARSSKRFEEKLRRSKLYQFYVADYAETKTIAKERKKKIIWQIYLLMGISIYLAPLLPVKLLLFALTIFITYYLFKVIPDK; encoded by the coding sequence ATGACAAAGATCATTTATTTAATATTAGGTTTTATCAGTCTTCTAGTAGGTTTCCTTGGAATTGTACTGCCGATTGTACCGACAACGCCTCTGCTTTTATTGGCTGGGTATTGTTTTGCTAGAAGTTCCAAAAGGTTTGAGGAGAAACTGCGTCGGAGTAAACTTTATCAATTTTATGTTGCTGATTATGCTGAGACAAAGACGATTGCCAAAGAACGTAAGAAGAAAATCATCTGGCAAATCTATCTGCTTATGGGGATATCGATTTATTTAGCGCCGTTACTACCAGTGAAGTTACTCCTTTTTGCTTTAACGATCTTTATCACTTACTATTTGTTTAAGGTTATTCCAGATAAGTAA
- a CDS encoding NADPH-dependent FMN reductase — protein sequence MKLIGLVGTNSSQSTNRKLLQYMEKHYANKAQIELIEVKDLPIFNKPANKKLPEDVLAIADKIEEADGVIIGTPEYDHSIPAVLMNALAWLSYGIFPLLNKPVMITGASYGTLGSSRAQLQLRQILNAPELKAHVLPDEFLLSHSLQAFDAEGNLFDLETIQKLDAIFDDFRLFVKIAGKLSNAQALLHQEAENFDWESLS from the coding sequence ATGAAACTTATCGGACTGGTAGGAACTAATTCCTCACAATCAACCAATCGTAAGCTTTTACAATACATGGAAAAGCACTATGCCAACAAAGCTCAGATTGAACTCATAGAAGTAAAAGATTTACCAATCTTCAACAAACCCGCTAATAAAAAATTACCCGAAGATGTTTTAGCAATAGCAGACAAGATTGAGGAAGCTGATGGCGTCATCATCGGTACACCCGAATATGATCACTCAATCCCAGCTGTACTTATGAATGCCTTAGCATGGCTTTCTTACGGTATTTTCCCACTTCTAAACAAACCAGTCATGATTACTGGCGCTTCCTATGGTACGTTAGGGTCATCTCGTGCTCAATTACAACTACGCCAAATCCTCAATGCTCCAGAACTCAAAGCTCATGTGCTCCCTGATGAATTTCTCTTATCACATTCTTTACAAGCTTTTGATGCCGAAGGAAACCTATTCGATCTTGAAACCATTCAAAAACTTGATGCTATTTTTGATGATTTTAGATTATTTGTCAAAATAGCCGGTAAGCTATCTAATGCACAAGCTTTATTACATCAGGAAGCTGAAAACTTCGATTGGGAAAGCTTAAGTTAA
- a CDS encoding NAD(P)H-dependent oxidoreductase produces the protein MKFVGIVGSNADQSYNRMLLQFMQRHYKIKCEIEVLEIKDVPMFNQDEDQSDNFALRYLYNKITRADGVIIATPEHNHTITPALKSTLEWLSFGDLHPFENKPIMIVGASYYDQGTSRAQVHLRKILEAPGVNAYAMPGNEFLLGKAKEAFDDKGDIINPSTVDFLGSCLDNFIKYVGVVKQLQKPKPIEPEDLYCTGTIDTTITGIDPDDPDWLDKAAEKVQAVEGDTYVKLDNGLLTVNQLNMFLNAMPFELTYADDNNQFLYYNNQHQEASTMLGKRVKEQVGNRLATVHGTLPPARMKNVEWVVGSLRNGNEEYVRTIVPGTPPEIINTHNYQAMYYPDGSYAGINEIIFNFKPWLDWYLEATGQHLAGGKAPAGHPAPATDATSGASDAGSHDSGAGEADAVSGASEH, from the coding sequence ATGAAATTTGTTGGAATCGTCGGTTCAAATGCCGATCAATCATACAACCGCATGCTCTTACAGTTCATGCAACGTCATTACAAGATCAAATGCGAAATCGAAGTTTTAGAGATCAAAGATGTCCCAATGTTCAACCAAGACGAGGACCAATCAGATAACTTTGCTTTGCGTTATCTTTACAATAAAATCACACGTGCCGACGGGGTTATTATCGCCACACCTGAGCACAACCACACTATTACACCAGCTCTGAAAAGTACCTTAGAATGGCTATCTTTTGGCGATTTACATCCTTTCGAAAACAAACCTATCATGATTGTCGGTGCTTCTTACTACGATCAAGGAACATCGCGCGCCCAAGTGCATTTGCGAAAAATCCTTGAAGCACCTGGAGTCAACGCTTATGCTATGCCTGGAAATGAATTTCTGCTAGGTAAAGCTAAAGAAGCTTTTGACGACAAAGGAGACATTATCAACCCAAGTACCGTCGATTTTTTAGGCTCTTGTTTAGATAATTTCATTAAGTATGTCGGCGTCGTTAAACAATTACAAAAACCAAAACCCATCGAACCAGAAGATTTATATTGTACAGGAACAATTGATACAACCATTACAGGGATCGATCCTGATGATCCCGATTGGCTAGATAAGGCCGCTGAAAAAGTTCAAGCCGTTGAAGGAGATACCTACGTCAAGCTAGATAATGGTCTATTAACCGTCAACCAGCTCAACATGTTCCTTAATGCAATGCCCTTTGAGTTAACCTATGCGGATGATAACAATCAGTTCTTATACTATAACAACCAACACCAAGAAGCTTCTACAATGCTTGGCAAGCGTGTTAAGGAACAAGTCGGTAATCGCCTTGCCACCGTCCACGGAACACTACCTCCCGCACGCATGAAAAACGTGGAATGGGTAGTCGGAAGCCTTCGTAACGGTAACGAAGAATATGTTCGTACAATCGTCCCTGGAACACCACCAGAAATCATTAATACCCACAATTATCAAGCCATGTACTATCCAGATGGTTCCTATGCTGGTATTAATGAAATCATCTTTAACTTTAAGCCTTGGTTAGATTGGTATCTTGAAGCAACTGGACAACACCTAGCTGGAGGAAAAGCTCCTGCTGGTCATCCAGCCCCTGCTACTGACGCTACTTCTGGAGCTTCTGATGCAGGTAGCCATGATAGTGGCGCCGGTGAAGCAGACGCTGTCTCTGGAGCTTCTGAACATTAA
- a CDS encoding formate/nitrite transporter family protein: MSLFQEKVLAACAKKQALFDESLGRYALRSLFAGAFLTMSTAVGIIGADVISSQFPALARFVFTFIFAIGLVYVLIFNGELATSNMMYLTTGSYYKAISWKKTTIILLYCTFFNLIGAIFLAWLFNQSFSYSLLTDKSFVINAVQIKLAKTDWMNFIEGITANMFVNIAILGYMLLKEESAKFFIAISAIFMFVFLINEHLIANFASFMLAGFSPVKHIEGFTLLNILRQWTAVFFGNWIGGGLFIGIAYGWLNKSQTNHVD, translated from the coding sequence ATGTCATTATTTCAAGAAAAAGTTTTAGCAGCTTGCGCCAAAAAGCAAGCACTTTTCGATGAAAGTTTGGGACGCTATGCCTTACGATCACTGTTTGCAGGAGCTTTTTTAACCATGTCAACAGCTGTCGGTATCATTGGAGCGGACGTTATTTCAAGTCAGTTCCCAGCTCTAGCTCGTTTTGTTTTTACCTTTATCTTTGCTATTGGTCTAGTCTATGTTTTAATTTTTAATGGCGAACTAGCTACTTCCAATATGATGTATCTAACAACTGGATCTTACTACAAGGCTATTTCCTGGAAGAAGACGACGATCATTTTACTCTATTGCACCTTTTTCAATCTGATTGGCGCTATCTTTCTGGCTTGGCTGTTCAATCAATCCTTCTCCTATAGCCTGCTAACGGATAAATCTTTCGTTATCAACGCTGTCCAAATTAAACTAGCCAAAACCGACTGGATGAACTTTATCGAAGGTATTACTGCTAATATGTTTGTTAATATCGCTATCCTAGGCTATATGCTATTAAAAGAAGAATCTGCCAAGTTTTTTATAGCCATATCAGCTATCTTTATGTTTGTCTTTTTGATAAACGAACACCTAATCGCAAATTTCGCCTCTTTTATGTTAGCTGGCTTTAGTCCAGTTAAACACATCGAAGGATTTACCCTCCTAAATATTTTGCGTCAATGGACTGCCGTCTTTTTTGGTAATTGGATAGGCGGAGGACTGTTCATCGGCATTGCTTATGGTTGGTTAAATAAAAGCCAAACAAATCATGTAGACTAA
- the rnhC gene encoding ribonuclease HIII, translated as MNTLVFQLSKTLIQDLTQRLSPYQTSNNNPYVTFSAKYMDATFLAYTSGKLVIQGKGANSLAKYLELNTDSSKDSSSSTSLKSGQDFPMIGTDEVGNGSYFGGIAVVASFVTPDDHAFLKSLGVNDSKQMTDQKIQAIAPLLEKKIPHQALLLTPQKYNQVVGKGLKHNAVSVKVALHNQAIYLLLQKGVQADKIVIDAFTSPNNYQKYVTKEANQVRQAITLEEKAEGKYLAVAVSSIIARAMFLENLKTLGEEVGFQLPSGASAKSDKVASQLLAAYGMESLAYTAKLHFANTQKAQALLNK; from the coding sequence ATGAATACTTTGGTTTTCCAATTATCCAAAACACTTATCCAAGATCTCACTCAACGCTTAAGCCCCTACCAAACTAGCAATAACAATCCTTATGTCACTTTTTCTGCAAAATATATGGATGCTACTTTTCTTGCCTATACTTCAGGCAAACTAGTGATACAAGGTAAAGGCGCCAATTCTCTAGCAAAATATCTTGAATTAAATACAGATTCTTCTAAAGACAGCTCATCTAGTACCTCCCTCAAATCCGGACAAGACTTTCCTATGATTGGAACTGATGAGGTAGGAAACGGCTCTTATTTTGGTGGTATCGCTGTTGTTGCAAGCTTCGTAACACCTGATGATCATGCTTTTTTAAAATCACTTGGTGTTAATGATTCCAAACAAATGACCGACCAAAAAATCCAAGCCATCGCTCCTCTTCTAGAAAAAAAAATCCCTCATCAAGCCTTACTATTGACGCCACAAAAGTACAATCAGGTTGTTGGAAAAGGCTTAAAACACAACGCCGTTTCGGTTAAGGTAGCCTTACACAATCAGGCGATTTATCTACTTCTTCAAAAAGGAGTCCAAGCAGATAAAATCGTTATAGATGCTTTTACATCGCCTAACAATTATCAAAAATACGTTACCAAAGAAGCCAATCAAGTCAGACAAGCTATTACTCTAGAAGAAAAAGCAGAAGGAAAATACCTAGCTGTTGCTGTCTCATCCATCATTGCTAGAGCCATGTTCTTGGAAAATCTCAAAACCTTAGGTGAAGAGGTTGGCTTTCAATTACCAAGTGGGGCGTCTGCCAAATCTGATAAAGTGGCTAGTCAATTATTAGCTGCTTACGGAATGGAAAGCCTAGCCTACACTGCTAAGTTGCACTTCGCTAATACCCAAAAAGCACAAGCATTACTAAACAAATAA
- the lepB gene encoding signal peptidase I → MKRFLKEWGFFLLFLTVFLLSRWFIWFPVTVEGHSMDPTLANKEKLIVIKTADINRFDMVVANEVENGAKKQIVKRVIGLPGDTITYKNDKLFVNGKETKEAYLADYQQRYQKDKLQKTYAYNSYFQSLAQASNAFTQDTSGNTNFTVKVPQGHYYLLGDDRIVSKDSRSVGTFKKETIVGEVKFRYWPFTEIGLLK, encoded by the coding sequence ATGAAACGTTTTCTTAAAGAATGGGGATTCTTCCTCCTCTTTCTTACAGTATTTTTACTCAGTCGTTGGTTCATCTGGTTTCCTGTAACCGTCGAGGGGCATTCTATGGATCCAACTCTAGCAAACAAGGAAAAATTAATTGTTATTAAAACAGCTGACATCAATCGTTTTGATATGGTAGTTGCTAACGAAGTTGAAAATGGAGCTAAAAAACAAATCGTTAAGCGTGTCATTGGATTACCAGGGGATACCATCACCTATAAAAACGATAAGCTCTTCGTTAACGGTAAGGAAACAAAAGAAGCTTATCTTGCGGACTACCAACAACGTTACCAAAAAGATAAACTTCAAAAAACATATGCTTATAATTCTTACTTTCAATCCTTAGCACAAGCCAGCAATGCTTTCACACAAGATACTTCTGGAAATACAAATTTCACTGTTAAGGTCCCTCAAGGTCACTATTACCTCTTAGGAGACGATCGCATCGTTTCTAAAGATAGCAGATCTGTTGGAACCTTCAAGAAAGAGACGATTGTCGGCGAAGTTAAATTTCGCTATTGGCCATTTACCGAAATTGGCCTATTGAAATAA
- the recD2 gene encoding SF1B family DNA helicase RecD2, with protein MTSYFSGTIDRIIFENASNFFKILLLEIDDTDSDYDDFEIIITGTIGDIIEGESYTFWGELVQHPKYGQQLKAERYERAKPTASGLIKYFSSDHFKGIGRKTAEKIVEIYGQEPIDKILEDPSQLNSITGLSKVNRENFLAKLKLNYGTEQILTKLAKYGLSSKLALQVFNQYQDQSISTVEENPYQLVEDIQGIGFKIADQLAEQLGIAADAPERYRAGLVHTLTETAIQTGNTYTEARELLEMTLYLLESSRQIELDPSLVAAELTHLIEEDKIQTIGTKIFDNTLYYAEEGIHKNLTRLLNNEEKLDFPQEIIAQEIERVQENLKLTYDDIQKEAIEKALTNRIFILTGGPGTGKTTVINGIIEAYSKLHKIDIHKNEPPILLAAPTGRAARRMNELTGLPSATIHRHLGLTGDGDDYQALDDYLDADLIIVDEFSMVDTWLANQLLSAISARSQLIIVGDSDQLPSVGPGQVLADLLNVKALPQVRLEKIFRQSDDSTIVTLASQIRQGQLPNDFTEKKADRSYFEAQAFHIPQMVTKIVASAVKSGIDPQEIQILAPMYKGDAGINNLNNLLQNLLNPLDDGLEFSFNDQTFRQDDKVLHLVNDAENNVFNGDIGYITDLLPAKYTDSKQDEITIQFDGNEVVYPRNEWGKITLAYAMSIHKSQGSEFQVVILPITRQSGRMLQRNLVYTAITRSKSKLILLGEVAAFDKAIHTEGAVRQTWLIQRFEQEEQPNQTVHNLSTDLVETTTTTGDKSSSIPLNKTNKPLDNTDFVEKSTTYQQAVDKNVHNPMDKVENYRLTVDNILSIDPMIGITEEDLNQFFKANIAK; from the coding sequence ATGACAAGCTATTTTTCTGGTACCATTGATCGCATCATCTTCGAAAATGCCAGCAACTTTTTTAAGATTTTACTACTGGAAATCGACGATACTGATAGTGACTACGATGATTTTGAAATCATCATCACGGGAACCATTGGTGATATTATCGAAGGAGAATCCTACACCTTTTGGGGCGAACTGGTCCAACACCCTAAATATGGTCAACAGCTCAAAGCTGAGCGTTATGAAAGAGCTAAGCCAACAGCCTCAGGACTGATCAAATACTTTTCCAGCGACCATTTCAAAGGAATTGGTCGTAAAACTGCCGAAAAAATCGTCGAGATATACGGTCAAGAACCTATCGATAAAATCCTTGAAGACCCCAGTCAGTTGAATAGCATTACTGGTTTATCCAAGGTCAATCGAGAAAATTTCCTTGCTAAGCTCAAGCTCAATTACGGCACCGAACAAATCCTAACCAAGCTTGCCAAATACGGCTTGTCGTCTAAACTCGCCCTTCAAGTTTTCAACCAGTATCAAGATCAAAGCATCTCTACTGTCGAGGAAAATCCTTATCAGCTAGTGGAAGATATTCAAGGTATCGGCTTCAAAATAGCCGATCAACTGGCTGAGCAGTTAGGAATTGCAGCTGACGCACCTGAGCGTTACCGCGCAGGACTTGTCCATACCTTGACCGAAACAGCTATCCAAACAGGAAATACCTACACCGAAGCACGGGAGCTTCTTGAAATGACTCTTTATCTGCTAGAATCCAGCCGTCAGATTGAGTTAGATCCAAGTCTAGTCGCTGCTGAATTAACCCATCTCATTGAAGAAGATAAGATTCAAACCATTGGAACCAAAATCTTCGATAATACGCTTTACTATGCTGAAGAAGGTATCCACAAAAACCTGACACGCCTATTAAACAATGAGGAAAAACTTGACTTTCCACAGGAAATCATCGCCCAAGAAATCGAACGCGTCCAAGAAAACTTGAAGCTCACTTACGATGATATTCAAAAAGAAGCTATTGAAAAAGCCCTGACAAATCGTATTTTCATCCTAACAGGTGGACCTGGAACAGGGAAAACAACCGTTATCAATGGGATTATTGAAGCTTATAGTAAGCTCCATAAGATTGATATCCATAAAAACGAGCCCCCTATTCTACTAGCGGCTCCTACCGGTCGAGCTGCTCGTCGCATGAATGAATTAACTGGACTCCCTTCTGCCACTATCCACAGACATCTTGGTTTGACTGGGGATGGAGACGATTATCAAGCTTTAGATGATTATTTGGATGCTGATTTAATCATCGTGGATGAATTTTCGATGGTGGATACCTGGTTAGCTAATCAGCTCTTAAGTGCCATCTCCGCACGCAGTCAGCTCATTATCGTCGGAGATAGTGACCAATTACCATCTGTTGGCCCAGGTCAAGTCCTAGCTGATTTATTAAATGTTAAGGCATTACCCCAAGTGCGTTTAGAAAAGATTTTCCGTCAATCGGATGATTCTACTATTGTTACCTTAGCCAGTCAGATACGCCAGGGACAACTACCAAACGATTTTACCGAAAAAAAAGCCGATCGCTCCTACTTCGAAGCACAGGCTTTTCACATTCCACAAATGGTGACTAAAATTGTTGCCTCAGCTGTTAAAAGCGGGATTGACCCACAAGAAATCCAGATTCTAGCTCCCATGTATAAGGGAGATGCCGGGATCAATAACCTCAATAACCTCTTACAAAATCTACTCAATCCCCTTGATGATGGTTTGGAATTTAGCTTCAACGATCAAACATTTAGGCAAGATGATAAAGTTTTGCATCTTGTTAATGATGCTGAAAACAACGTCTTCAATGGTGACATCGGCTACATTACCGATCTACTTCCCGCCAAATACACCGATAGTAAACAAGATGAAATCACCATCCAATTTGATGGCAATGAAGTCGTCTATCCTCGTAATGAATGGGGAAAGATCACCCTCGCGTATGCTATGTCTATCCATAAGTCACAAGGGAGTGAATTTCAGGTCGTCATCCTTCCAATCACACGTCAGAGCGGACGAATGCTCCAACGTAACTTAGTTTACACAGCCATCACCCGCTCCAAGAGCAAGCTCATCTTGCTAGGCGAAGTCGCCGCTTTTGATAAGGCTATCCACACAGAAGGAGCCGTTCGCCAAACCTGGTTGATCCAACGCTTTGAACAAGAAGAACAACCCAATCAAACTGTGCACAACTTATCCACAGATCTAGTAGAAACAACTACTACTACTGGGGATAAGAGCTCCTCAATCCCCCTTAATAAAACCAATAAACCCCTTGATAATACTGACTTTGTTGAAAAATCCACAACTTATCAACAAGCTGTGGATAAAAATGTTCATAACCCTATGGATAAGGTGGAAAACTATCGCCTAACAGTCGATAATATCCTAAGTATCGATCCCATGATTGGGATTACAGAAGAAGACCTCAATCAATTTTTTAAAGCAAATATAGCCAAATGA
- the dinB gene encoding DNA polymerase IV, which yields MLIFPLVNDTSRKIIHIDMDAFFAAVEVRDNPDLRGKPVVIAKDPRETGGRGVVSTCSYEARQFGIHSAMSSKEAYERCPQAVFISGNYAKYREVGMQVRQIFKRYTDLVEPMSIDEAYLDVTVNKLDLKSAVKVAKLIQHDIWNELHLTCSAGVSYNKFLAKLASDFQKPAGLTLILPEDAQRFLEALPIEKFHGVGKKTVEKLHALGVEKGKDLLKLSEMTLIDHFGRFGYDLYRKARGISDSPVKPNRIRKSIGSERTYGKLLYNDEDIKAELSKNARRVADTLVKHEKLGKTVVIKVRYADFTTLTKRHTLPEASQSFDVIEQEAHRIYDELESLSTGIRLLGVTVTGLLDGMSIEESLF from the coding sequence ATGCTGATTTTTCCGCTTGTCAATGATACCAGTCGAAAAATTATCCATATTGATATGGATGCCTTTTTTGCTGCGGTGGAAGTGCGAGATAATCCTGATTTAAGAGGAAAACCTGTTGTCATTGCTAAAGATCCTAGGGAAACTGGGGGGCGTGGTGTAGTGTCGACTTGTTCATATGAGGCTAGGCAGTTTGGGATTCATTCGGCGATGAGTTCTAAAGAAGCCTATGAACGTTGTCCACAGGCTGTTTTTATATCTGGGAATTATGCCAAATATCGCGAGGTTGGTATGCAGGTTAGACAGATCTTTAAACGCTATACTGACTTAGTCGAGCCTATGTCTATTGATGAGGCTTATTTAGATGTCACTGTTAATAAGCTTGATCTTAAATCTGCTGTGAAGGTTGCCAAGCTTATCCAACATGATATTTGGAATGAGCTACACTTAACCTGTTCCGCAGGTGTGTCCTATAATAAATTTTTAGCTAAACTGGCATCTGATTTTCAGAAACCGGCTGGCTTAACCTTGATTTTACCAGAGGATGCGCAACGTTTCTTAGAAGCATTACCTATCGAAAAATTTCACGGTGTCGGCAAAAAAACTGTGGAAAAGCTGCATGCTTTAGGCGTTGAAAAGGGTAAAGACTTACTTAAATTGTCGGAGATGACCTTGATTGATCATTTTGGACGTTTTGGCTATGATTTGTATCGAAAGGCGCGTGGCATATCGGATTCTCCAGTGAAGCCTAATCGTATCCGTAAGTCCATTGGGAGTGAGCGAACCTACGGTAAACTCCTTTACAATGACGAAGATATCAAAGCTGAACTTTCTAAAAATGCTAGGCGAGTGGCGGACACTTTGGTTAAACATGAAAAGTTAGGGAAGACTGTTGTTATCAAGGTTCGTTATGCTGATTTTACAACCTTAACCAAACGGCATACTTTACCTGAAGCTAGTCAATCTTTTGATGTTATTGAGCAGGAAGCCCATCGTATTTATGATGAGCTTGAGAGTTTATCAACTGGGATTCGACTCTTGGGCGTTACTGTGACAGGTCTCTTAGATGGGATGAGTATTGAAGAGAGTTTGTTTTAA